A window from Setaria italica strain Yugu1 chromosome VIII, Setaria_italica_v2.0, whole genome shotgun sequence encodes these proteins:
- the LOC101755510 gene encoding uncharacterized protein LOC101755510 isoform X2 has protein sequence MVVRRRRRLLAQLGALADGDKQGHGIHLAVAGRPEHTLAEEMPTTLYHLPGRVHDPTEHARVEIKWPLDNSIEDLPFYLHDPRIVKLLAQNAKTMWEEAYGDAMETLPMLFLVIEEKASAPASAIVEGTKRSIHNSIVDEALSVFAVASWRDHNTLLSAAMMLPREDVDVNKAFFRLAELSSRSSLTSNISADCPQDIDRQQLDACSKSDIQIEHNDECKMVDASRTKCKMVPIFVHHCSGKVVLAVNLEEPSEHMMHMYEKKTKMKLTDQYFIYGNHRIDPKCSLLSYGVGRNAIVIACSRLLGGKPPTLAKYCDENKGKFVRKVTRPDGEESVDMEKKGCRILSSLLKCFTKTFAKGKSWAGQFTLEYFKVVNEHVKVLIIARLNLDSYNLKADLRGLVRLIRGMLLVLLRKKYKSLRQHEQLRWEQIMMEAVMPKNADLKRLSKLAVFKDIIAKAESLGKGYQNRQHSLFGLMRDEFTHGVEHRFDKSVKPWKEKFKDDDGIELMIPAHLDDLAARIIWCLVRNSIDITAELLACQVRCYCPHCREKTSDMTKATGPKPSDSKEATGLGLSSCAKGGTDSGPSQQAESSIKKGNPVSHAAASKKGPSQQAESSMKERTPVSFPVPFASLFKPALKPPSSVPPQKPQSSEANKPKPQSSKANKPKSPPPEDDGGFQIVKSKKGTRRR, from the exons ATGGTGGTaaggcgccgccgtcgccttctTGCCCAGCTCGGCGCGCTGGCCGATGGAGACAAACAAGGCCACGGAAtccacctcgccgtcgccggacggCCGGAACATACCCTCGCCGAG GAGATGCCCACGACGCTCTATCACCTTCCCGGCAGGGTGCACGACCCAACAGAGCATGCAAG GGTTGAAATTAAATGGCCGCTGGACAACTCGATTGAGGATCTTCCATTTTATCTGCAT GATCCGAGGATAGTGAAGTTACTCGCACAGAATGCTAAAACTATGTGGGAGGAGGCTTATGGAGATGCCATGGAGACATTGCCAATGCTATTTCTGGTGATTGAAGAGAAGGCATCAGCACCAGCAAGCGCAATTGTAGAGGGCACAAAGAGATCGATTCACAACTCAATTGTGGATGAGGCTTTATCTGTGTTTGCGGTGGCATCATGGCGGGACCATAACACTCTACTTAGCGCTGCCATG ATGCTTCCAAGGGAGGATGTTGATGTCAACAAAGCCTTCTTTCGGCTTGCTGAACTCTCTTCAAGGTCCTCACTTACCTCCAATATCAGTGCTGACTGTCCTCAAGATATTGATAGGCAACAACTTGATGCATGTAGCAAGAGTGATATTCAGATAGAGCACAATGATGAGTGTAAGATGGTCGATGCTTCCAGAACCAAATGCAAGATGGTTCCAATTTTCGTACATCACTGTTCTGGGAAGGTTGTCTTAGCAGTCAATTTAGAGGAGCCTTCAGAACATATGATGCATATGTATGAAAAGAAGACCAAAATGAAACTTACGGATCAATATTTCATCTATGGAAACCATCGGATTGACCCTAAGTGCAGTTTGCTATCATATGGGGTAGGGCGTAATGCTATAGTCATTGCATGTTCCCGTCTACTGGGTGGAAA GCCTCCTACCCTTGCTAAATATTGTGATGAAAATAAAGGCAAGTTTGTAAGGAAAGTTACTCGCCCAGATGGTGAGGAATCTGTAGATATGGAGAAGAAAGGTTGCAGAATCCTTTCATCATTGTTGAAGTGCTTCACCAAGACATTTGCTAAGGGCAAGAGCTGGGCAGGCCAGTTTACACTAGAGTATTTCAAGGTTGTCAATGAACATGTTAAGGTTTTAATCATTGCTAGACTGAACCTCGATTCATATAACCTGAAAGCTGATTTGAGAGGGTTGGTTCGTCTAATAAG GGGTATGTTGCTAGTGCTCTTGAGAAAGAAGTATAAAAGCTTGCGTCAGCATGAGCAACTGAGGTGGGAACAGATAATGATGGAAGCTGTAATGCCTAAAAATGCTGATCTCAAGCGCCTCTCAAAACTGGCAGTGTTTAAGGACATAATTGCTAAGGCTGAGAGTTTGGGGAAAGGTTACCAAAACAGGCAACATAGCCTCTTCGGTCTCATGAGGGATGAGTTCACTCATGGCGTAGAGCATCGCTTT GACAAGTCTGTTAAGCCTTGGAAAGAGAAATTCAAGGATGATGATGGGATTGAACTTATGATACCTGCGCATTTAGATGATCTTGCCGCTCGAATCATTTGGTGTTTGGTCAGGAATTCAATCGACATTACAGCAGA GTTACTTGCATGTCAGGTTCGCTGTTACTGCCCCCACTGCCGAG AAAAAACTTCGGACATGACAAAAGCTACTGGTCCAAAACCTTCAGACAGCAAAGAAGCAACTGGTTTAGGACTCTCATCATGCGCAAAAGGGGGAACTGATTCAGGACCTTCACAACAGGCTGAGTCGTCTATCAAGAAAGGAAATCCTGTCTCGCATGCAGCTGCATCGAAGAAAG GACCTTCACAGCAGGCTGAGTCGTCTATGAAGGAGCGAACTCCTGTGTCGTTTCCTGTGCCGTTTGCGTCTCTTTTTAAGCCAG CTCTGAAACCGCCATCATCTGTTCCACCACAAAAACCGCAATCATCAGAAGCCAACAAGCCAAAACCGCAATCATCAAAAGCCAACAAGCCAAAATCGCCACCACCAGAAGATGACGGTGGATTTCAAATTGTCAAGAGTAAGAAGGGCACCAGGAGACGGTGA
- the LOC101755510 gene encoding uncharacterized protein LOC101755510 isoform X1: MVVRRRRRLLAQLGALADGDKQGHGIHLAVAGRPEHTLAEEMPTTLYHLPGRVHDPTEHARVEIKWPLDNSIEDLPFYLHDPRIVKLLAQNAKTMWEEAYGDAMETLPMLFLVIEEKASAPASAIVEGTKRSIHNSIVDEALSVFAVASWRDHNTLLSAAMMLPREDVDVNKAFFRLAELSSRSSLTSNISADCPQDIDRQQLDACSKSDIQIEHNDECKMVDASRTKCKMVPIFVHHCSGKVVLAVNLEEPSEHMMHMYEKKTKMKLTDQYFIYGNHRIDPKCSLLSYGVGRNAIVIACSRLLGGKPPTLAKYCDENKGKFVRKVTRPDGEESVDMEKKGCRILSSLLKCFTKTFAKGKSWAGQFTLEYFKVVNEHVKVLIIARLNLDSYNLKADLRGLVRLIRSTFSLNTKYPPYLENLIVFLESRISPLLLRNEILYIETHISCIESIDRGMLLVLLRKKYKSLRQHEQLRWEQIMMEAVMPKNADLKRLSKLAVFKDIIAKAESLGKGYQNRQHSLFGLMRDEFTHGVEHRFDKSVKPWKEKFKDDDGIELMIPAHLDDLAARIIWCLVRNSIDITAELLACQVRCYCPHCREKTSDMTKATGPKPSDSKEATGLGLSSCAKGGTDSGPSQQAESSIKKGNPVSHAAASKKGPSQQAESSMKERTPVSFPVPFASLFKPALKPPSSVPPQKPQSSEANKPKPQSSKANKPKSPPPEDDGGFQIVKSKKGTRRR; the protein is encoded by the exons ATGGTGGTaaggcgccgccgtcgccttctTGCCCAGCTCGGCGCGCTGGCCGATGGAGACAAACAAGGCCACGGAAtccacctcgccgtcgccggacggCCGGAACATACCCTCGCCGAG GAGATGCCCACGACGCTCTATCACCTTCCCGGCAGGGTGCACGACCCAACAGAGCATGCAAG GGTTGAAATTAAATGGCCGCTGGACAACTCGATTGAGGATCTTCCATTTTATCTGCAT GATCCGAGGATAGTGAAGTTACTCGCACAGAATGCTAAAACTATGTGGGAGGAGGCTTATGGAGATGCCATGGAGACATTGCCAATGCTATTTCTGGTGATTGAAGAGAAGGCATCAGCACCAGCAAGCGCAATTGTAGAGGGCACAAAGAGATCGATTCACAACTCAATTGTGGATGAGGCTTTATCTGTGTTTGCGGTGGCATCATGGCGGGACCATAACACTCTACTTAGCGCTGCCATG ATGCTTCCAAGGGAGGATGTTGATGTCAACAAAGCCTTCTTTCGGCTTGCTGAACTCTCTTCAAGGTCCTCACTTACCTCCAATATCAGTGCTGACTGTCCTCAAGATATTGATAGGCAACAACTTGATGCATGTAGCAAGAGTGATATTCAGATAGAGCACAATGATGAGTGTAAGATGGTCGATGCTTCCAGAACCAAATGCAAGATGGTTCCAATTTTCGTACATCACTGTTCTGGGAAGGTTGTCTTAGCAGTCAATTTAGAGGAGCCTTCAGAACATATGATGCATATGTATGAAAAGAAGACCAAAATGAAACTTACGGATCAATATTTCATCTATGGAAACCATCGGATTGACCCTAAGTGCAGTTTGCTATCATATGGGGTAGGGCGTAATGCTATAGTCATTGCATGTTCCCGTCTACTGGGTGGAAA GCCTCCTACCCTTGCTAAATATTGTGATGAAAATAAAGGCAAGTTTGTAAGGAAAGTTACTCGCCCAGATGGTGAGGAATCTGTAGATATGGAGAAGAAAGGTTGCAGAATCCTTTCATCATTGTTGAAGTGCTTCACCAAGACATTTGCTAAGGGCAAGAGCTGGGCAGGCCAGTTTACACTAGAGTATTTCAAGGTTGTCAATGAACATGTTAAGGTTTTAATCATTGCTAGACTGAACCTCGATTCATATAACCTGAAAGCTGATTTGAGAGGGTTGGTTCGTCTAATAAGGTCCACATTCTCCTTGAACACAAAGTACCCACCCTATTTAGAGAATCTAATTGTATTTCTTGAATCACGGATTAGTCCATTATTATTGAGAAACGAAATACTATATATTGAGACACATATCTCCTGCATTGAGTCCATTGACAGGGGTATGTTGCTAGTGCTCTTGAGAAAGAAGTATAAAAGCTTGCGTCAGCATGAGCAACTGAGGTGGGAACAGATAATGATGGAAGCTGTAATGCCTAAAAATGCTGATCTCAAGCGCCTCTCAAAACTGGCAGTGTTTAAGGACATAATTGCTAAGGCTGAGAGTTTGGGGAAAGGTTACCAAAACAGGCAACATAGCCTCTTCGGTCTCATGAGGGATGAGTTCACTCATGGCGTAGAGCATCGCTTT GACAAGTCTGTTAAGCCTTGGAAAGAGAAATTCAAGGATGATGATGGGATTGAACTTATGATACCTGCGCATTTAGATGATCTTGCCGCTCGAATCATTTGGTGTTTGGTCAGGAATTCAATCGACATTACAGCAGA GTTACTTGCATGTCAGGTTCGCTGTTACTGCCCCCACTGCCGAG AAAAAACTTCGGACATGACAAAAGCTACTGGTCCAAAACCTTCAGACAGCAAAGAAGCAACTGGTTTAGGACTCTCATCATGCGCAAAAGGGGGAACTGATTCAGGACCTTCACAACAGGCTGAGTCGTCTATCAAGAAAGGAAATCCTGTCTCGCATGCAGCTGCATCGAAGAAAG GACCTTCACAGCAGGCTGAGTCGTCTATGAAGGAGCGAACTCCTGTGTCGTTTCCTGTGCCGTTTGCGTCTCTTTTTAAGCCAG CTCTGAAACCGCCATCATCTGTTCCACCACAAAAACCGCAATCATCAGAAGCCAACAAGCCAAAACCGCAATCATCAAAAGCCAACAAGCCAAAATCGCCACCACCAGAAGATGACGGTGGATTTCAAATTGTCAAGAGTAAGAAGGGCACCAGGAGACGGTGA
- the LOC101755510 gene encoding uncharacterized protein LOC101755510 isoform X3 → MEIWPMLFLVIEEKASAPASAIVEGTKRSIYNSVVDEALSVFAVASWRDHNTLLNAAMEMSTTLYHLPCRVHDPTEHARVEIKWPLDNSIEDLPFYLHDPRIVKLLAQNAKTMWEEAYGDAMETLPMLFLVIEEKASAPASAIVEGTKRSIHNSIVDEALSVFAVASWRDHNTLLSAAMMLPREDVDVNKAFFRLAELSSRSSLTSNISADCPQDIDRQQLDACSKSDIQIEHNDECKMVDASRTKCKMVPIFVHHCSGKVVLAVNLEEPSEHMMHMYEKKTKMKLTDQYFIYGNHRIDPKCSLLSYGVGRNAIVIACSRLLGGKPPTLAKYCDENKGKFVRKVTRPDGEESVDMEKKGCRILSSLLKCFTKTFAKGKSWAGQFTLEYFKVVNEHVKVLIIARLNLDSYNLKADLRGLVRLIRSTFSLNTKYPPYLENLIVFLESRISPLLLRNEILYIETHISCIESIDRGMLLVLLRKKYKSLRQHEQLRWEQIMMEAVMPKNADLKRLSKLAVFKDIIAKAESLGKGYQNRQHSLFGLMRDEFTHGVEHRFDKSVKPWKEKFKDDDGIELMIPAHLDDLAARIIWCLVRNSIDITAELLACQVRCYCPHCREKTSDMTKATGPKPSDSKEATGLGLSSCAKGGTDSGPSQQAESSIKKGNPVSHAAASKKGPSQQAESSMKERTPVSFPVPFASLFKPALKPPSSVPPQKPQSSEANKPKPQSSKANKPKSPPPEDDGGFQIVKSKKGTRRR, encoded by the exons ATGGAGATATGGCCAATGCTATTTCTGGTGATTGAAGAGAAGGCATCAGCACCAGCAAGCGCAATTGTAGAGGGCACAAAGAGATCGATTTACAACTCAGTTGTGGATGAGGCTTTATCTGTGTTTGCGGTGGCATCATGGAGGGACCATAACACTCTACTTAATGCTGCCATG GAGATGTCCACGACGCTGTATCACCTTCCCTGCAGGGTGCACGACCCAACAGAGCATGCAAG GGTTGAAATTAAATGGCCGCTGGACAACTCGATTGAGGATCTTCCATTTTATCTGCAT GATCCGAGGATAGTGAAGTTACTCGCACAGAATGCTAAAACTATGTGGGAGGAGGCTTATGGAGATGCCATGGAGACATTGCCAATGCTATTTCTGGTGATTGAAGAGAAGGCATCAGCACCAGCAAGCGCAATTGTAGAGGGCACAAAGAGATCGATTCACAACTCAATTGTGGATGAGGCTTTATCTGTGTTTGCGGTGGCATCATGGCGGGACCATAACACTCTACTTAGCGCTGCCATG ATGCTTCCAAGGGAGGATGTTGATGTCAACAAAGCCTTCTTTCGGCTTGCTGAACTCTCTTCAAGGTCCTCACTTACCTCCAATATCAGTGCTGACTGTCCTCAAGATATTGATAGGCAACAACTTGATGCATGTAGCAAGAGTGATATTCAGATAGAGCACAATGATGAGTGTAAGATGGTCGATGCTTCCAGAACCAAATGCAAGATGGTTCCAATTTTCGTACATCACTGTTCTGGGAAGGTTGTCTTAGCAGTCAATTTAGAGGAGCCTTCAGAACATATGATGCATATGTATGAAAAGAAGACCAAAATGAAACTTACGGATCAATATTTCATCTATGGAAACCATCGGATTGACCCTAAGTGCAGTTTGCTATCATATGGGGTAGGGCGTAATGCTATAGTCATTGCATGTTCCCGTCTACTGGGTGGAAA GCCTCCTACCCTTGCTAAATATTGTGATGAAAATAAAGGCAAGTTTGTAAGGAAAGTTACTCGCCCAGATGGTGAGGAATCTGTAGATATGGAGAAGAAAGGTTGCAGAATCCTTTCATCATTGTTGAAGTGCTTCACCAAGACATTTGCTAAGGGCAAGAGCTGGGCAGGCCAGTTTACACTAGAGTATTTCAAGGTTGTCAATGAACATGTTAAGGTTTTAATCATTGCTAGACTGAACCTCGATTCATATAACCTGAAAGCTGATTTGAGAGGGTTGGTTCGTCTAATAAGGTCCACATTCTCCTTGAACACAAAGTACCCACCCTATTTAGAGAATCTAATTGTATTTCTTGAATCACGGATTAGTCCATTATTATTGAGAAACGAAATACTATATATTGAGACACATATCTCCTGCATTGAGTCCATTGACAGGGGTATGTTGCTAGTGCTCTTGAGAAAGAAGTATAAAAGCTTGCGTCAGCATGAGCAACTGAGGTGGGAACAGATAATGATGGAAGCTGTAATGCCTAAAAATGCTGATCTCAAGCGCCTCTCAAAACTGGCAGTGTTTAAGGACATAATTGCTAAGGCTGAGAGTTTGGGGAAAGGTTACCAAAACAGGCAACATAGCCTCTTCGGTCTCATGAGGGATGAGTTCACTCATGGCGTAGAGCATCGCTTT GACAAGTCTGTTAAGCCTTGGAAAGAGAAATTCAAGGATGATGATGGGATTGAACTTATGATACCTGCGCATTTAGATGATCTTGCCGCTCGAATCATTTGGTGTTTGGTCAGGAATTCAATCGACATTACAGCAGA GTTACTTGCATGTCAGGTTCGCTGTTACTGCCCCCACTGCCGAG AAAAAACTTCGGACATGACAAAAGCTACTGGTCCAAAACCTTCAGACAGCAAAGAAGCAACTGGTTTAGGACTCTCATCATGCGCAAAAGGGGGAACTGATTCAGGACCTTCACAACAGGCTGAGTCGTCTATCAAGAAAGGAAATCCTGTCTCGCATGCAGCTGCATCGAAGAAAG GACCTTCACAGCAGGCTGAGTCGTCTATGAAGGAGCGAACTCCTGTGTCGTTTCCTGTGCCGTTTGCGTCTCTTTTTAAGCCAG CTCTGAAACCGCCATCATCTGTTCCACCACAAAAACCGCAATCATCAGAAGCCAACAAGCCAAAACCGCAATCATCAAAAGCCAACAAGCCAAAATCGCCACCACCAGAAGATGACGGTGGATTTCAAATTGTCAAGAGTAAGAAGGGCACCAGGAGACGGTGA